From Amphiura filiformis chromosome 20, Afil_fr2py, whole genome shotgun sequence, a single genomic window includes:
- the LOC140141905 gene encoding SAC3 domain-containing protein 1-like: MQEDIWMRGTCIDMCPFRERRMREQQHRLHPLEMVAGTEKNKRPKADPKATIKEYSRPAAGKAEASPADLRPAEVLLTTVEYLVNRILTRPDWPFVKLYNFVFDRLRSVRQDMVIQRLTGKDALQILQWITKFHIYAGYRLCTEAPSSYDSKINADHAQECIKRLLVFYRTCEDLEHPCRPEFESLYLLYNLGSFEAARHTVNLPKHIQCQPCVQLAIAICRAFWEGNFIRLWRLASQCTYIQSCALHRHVIDIRWRALCILNTAYSSKNLTFPIPVLTRWLMFDSEADTIEFCHTCGLDAGPSGVKFVKGCLQNGLPKIHASHSVSLVDNKLEEEGISSVSDVIMGFTLDR, translated from the exons GAGAGAACAACAGCACAGGTTACATCCCCTTGAGATGGTGgccggcactgaaaaaaataaaag ACCAAAAGCTGACCCGAAGGCAACTATCAAAGAATACTCTCGTCCAGCGGCTGGAAAGGCAGAGGCTAGCCCAGCTGACCTACGACCTGCAGAGGTGCTGCTTACTACTGTAGAATACCTGGTGAATAG GATATTAACCAGACCCGACTGGCCGTTTGTGAAGCTTTATAATTTTGTGTTTGATAGACTACGAAGTGTGCGCCAAGACATGGTTATACAGAGACTGACGGGGAAAGATGCCCTCCAGATATTGCAGTGGATTACAAAGTTCCACATCTATGCTGGCTATAG ACTATGTACAGAAGCGCCGTCATCCTATGATAGTAAAATCAACGCTGACCATGCGCAGGAGTGTATCAAGCGGCTGTTGGTATTTTACAGGACTTGCGAAGACTTGGAGCATCCGTGCCGGCCAGAATTTGAATCCCTATACCTGCTCTATAATTTAG GGTCATTTGAGGCAGCTAGACATACAGTGAATTTACCTAAGCATATACA ATGTCAGCCCTGTGTACAACTAGCCATAGCAATTTGTAGAGCATTCTGGGAAGGTAATTTTATTCGACTGTGGCGCCTTGCTTCTCAGTGTACTTATATACAGAGTTGTGCTCTACATAGACATGTCATTGACATAAGGTG GAGAGCATTGTGCATCCTAAACACAGCATATAGCAGCAAGAACCTAACATTCCCCATCCCTGTGCTCACACGTTGGCTGATGTTTGACTCGGAAGCAGATACGATAGAGTTTTGTCACACGTGTGGACTTGACGCTGGTCCAAGTGGAGTCAAATTTGTCAAAGGATGCCTGCAAAATGGTTTACCTAAG ATACACGCATCACATTCTGTCTCGCTGGTCGACAACAAGTTAGAGGAGGAAGGTATCTCATCAGTGTCAGACGTTATTATGGGCTTCACGTTAGACAGGTGA